In the Oncorhynchus gorbuscha isolate QuinsamMale2020 ecotype Even-year linkage group LG05, OgorEven_v1.0, whole genome shotgun sequence genome, one interval contains:
- the LOC124036458 gene encoding poly [ADP-ribose] polymerase tankyrase-1 isoform X3: MAVSRRSSQQQQCNLLSPPRNGSLSVSPPGSPSLDLMTATLVPPDGERGCSTGMENPSASPDLQTSALSSGNSTSPTTTTSGGGSSSVSSPGSGGTTPGDGSGIGGAFRELFEACRNGDVSRVKRLVDSVNVNAKDMAGRKSTPLHFAAGFGRKDVVDHLLQTGANVHARDDGGLIPLHNACSFGHAEVVSLLLCQGADPNARDNWNYTPLHEAAIKGKIDVCIVLLQHGADPNIRNTDGKSALDLADPSAKAVLTGEYKKDELLEAARSGNEEKLMALLTPLNVNCHASDGRKSTPLHLAAGYNRVRIVQLLLQHGADVHAKDKGGLVPLHNACSYGHFEVTELLLKHGACVNAMDLWQFTPLHEAASKNRVEVCSLLLSHGADPTLLNCHSKSAVDMAPTPELKERLTYEFKGHSLLQAAREADMAKVKKTLALEIISFKHPQTNETALHCAVASPHPKRKQVTELLLRKGANINEKNKDFMTALHVASERAHNDILEVLQKHGAKVNAVDTLGQTALHRAALAGHIQTCRLLLSYGADPAIVSLQGFTASQMGNEAVQQILNENVPTRNSDVDYRFLEAAKAGDLDTVQQLCTPQNVNCRDLEGRHSTPLHFAAGYNRVAVVEDLLHHGADVHAKDKGGLVPLHNACSYGHYEVAELLVRHGASVNVADLWKFTPLHEAAAKGKYEICKLLLKHGADPTKKNRDGNMPLDMVKDGDTDIQDLLRGDAALLDAAKKGCLARVQKLCSPENINCRDTQGRNSTPLHLAAGYNNLEVAEYLLEHGADVNAQDKGGLIPLHNAASYGHVDIAALLIKFNTCVNATDKWAFTPLHEAAQKGRTQLCALLLAHGADPTMKNQEGQTALDLATADDIRALLMDAMPPDALPSCFKPQATVVSAGSVISPASTPSCLSAASSIDNLAGPLNELGAAGTSGVADGATGSDRKEGELAMLDMNISQFLKSLGLEHLRDIFEREQISLDVLADMGHEELKEIGINAYGHRHKLIKGVERLLGGQQGANPYLTFHCANQGTVLIDLAPDDKEGQSVEEEMQSTIREHRDGGNAGGVFSRYNIIKIQKVVNKKLRERYTHRQKEISDENHNHHNERMLFHGSPGSPFINAIIHKGFDERHAYIGGMFGAGIYFAENSSKSNQYVYGIGGGTGCPTHKDRSCYLCHRQMLFCRVTLGKSFLQFSAMKMAHAPPGHHSVIGRPSVNGLAYAEYVIYRGEQAYPEYLITYQILKPESTDTSAAGEDQKS, translated from the exons ATGGCGGTGTCTCGTCGCTCATCGCAGCAACAACAGTGCAACCTGCTATCTCCGCCACGAAACGGTTCTCTTTCGGTAAGTCCGCCGGGATCTCCCTCGCTTGATCTTATGACAGCGACGTTAGTGCCTCCGGATGGTGAGCGTGGATGCAGCACGGGCATGGAGAATCCTTCGGCCTCCCCGGATCTTCAAACCTCGGCCCTCAGCAGTGGGAACAGCACAAGTCCGACCACAACAACCTCCGGCGGGGGGAGTAGTAGTGTCTCGAGCCCGGGTTCAGGAGGCACGACCCCTGGCGACGGTAGTGGGATCGGTGGAGCTTTCAGGGAGCTATTTGAGGCCTGTCGGAATGGAGATGTGTCCCGGGTGAAGAGACTTGTTGACTCGGTGAATGTGAATGCGAAGGACATGGCCGGACGAAAATCTACCCCTCTGCATTTCGCTGCTG GTTTTGGCCGGAAGGATGTGGTTGACCACCTCTTACAGACTGGAGCTAATGTGCACGCCAGAGACGATGGTGGCCTCATCCCCCTGCACAATGCCTGCTCCTTTGGCCACGCTGAGGTGGTCAGTCTACTGTTGTGCCAAGGTGCAGACCCCAATGCACGGGACAACTGGAACTACACACCTCTGCATGAGGCAGCTATCAAGGGCAAAATTGACGTGTGCATCG TGCTTCTCCAGCATGGCGCTGATCCCAACATCCGTAATACGGATGGCAAGTCTGCTCTGGATCTGGCAGACCCCTCTGCCAAGGCTGTGCTCACCG GTGAGTATAAGAAAGATGAACTCTTGGAAGCGGCAAG GAGTGGCAATGAAGAGAAGCTGATGGCACTATTGACCCCACTAAATGTCAACTGCCATGCCAGTGATGGCCGCAAG TCCACCCCACTGCACTTGGCGGCTGGCTACAACCGAGTCCGTATCGTCCAGCTACTGTTGCAGCACGGGGCAGACGTCCATGCCAAGGACAAAGG TGGCCTGGTCCCTCTCCACAACGCCTGCTCCTATGGACACTTTGAGGTCACAGAGCTTCTGCTCAAG CATGGAGCGTGTGTGAATGCCATGGACCTGTGGCAGTTTACTCCTCTCCATGAGGCTGCATCTAAGAACCGTGTGGAGGTGTGTTCGCTGCTGCTGAGTCATGGTGCCGACCCCACCCTTCTCAACTGCCACAGCAAGAGCGCCGTGGACATGGCCCCCACCCCCGAACTCAAAGAGAGACTAACCT ATGAGTTTAAAGGTCATTCACTGCTCCAGGCAGCTCGGGAGGCAGACATGGCGAAGGTGAAGAAGACTCTGGCTCTGGAGATCATCAGCTTCAAACACCCACAGACAAATGAGACCGCCCTG CACTGTGCCGTTGCCTCCCCTCACCCCAAACGGAAGCAGGTGACAGAGCTGCTGCTGCGTAAAGGTGCCAACATCAACGAGAAGAACAAAGA CTTCATGACAGCCCTGCATGTTGCGTCTGAGAGAGCACACAACGACATCCTAGAGGTGCTGCAGAAACATGGAGCCAAG gtGAATGCGGTGGACACCCTGGGTCAGACGGCCCTCCACAGGGCAGCCCTGGCGGGCCACATCCAGACATGCAGACTACTGCTGAGCTACGGGGCTGACCCTGCCATCGTCTCCCTGCAGGGCTTCACTGCCTCACAGATGGGCAACGAGGCCGTGCAGCAGATCCTCAATG AAAATGTTCCAACTCGTAACTCTGACGTGGACTACCGGTTTCTGGAAGCTGCTAAGGCTGGAGATTTGGACACTGTGCAG CAACTGTGCACTCCTCAGAACGTGAACTGTCGGGATCTGGAGGGTCGTCACTCCACCCCTCTGCACTTTGCTGCAGGCTACAACCGTGTGGCCGTGGTGGAGGACCTGCTACATCATGGAGCTGACGTACACGCTAAAGACAAAGG TGGTCTGGTGCCCCTCCACAACGCCTGCTCCTATGGTCACTATGAGGTGGCTGAGCTGCTGGTCAGACATGGGGCATCGGTGAACGTAGCTGACCTCTGGAAATTCACCCCTCTCCATGAGGCTGCTGCCAAGGGCAAATACGAGATCTGCAAACTGCTGCTCAAG cATGGAGCAGACCCCACCAAGAAGAACCGTGATGGCAATATGCCTCTGGACATGGTGAAGGATGGAGACACAGACATCCAGGACCTGCTAAGAGGAGACGCTGCCCTGCTGGATGCTGCTAAAAAGGGCTGCCTGGCTCGTGTCCAGAAACTCTGCAGCCCAGAGAACATCAATTGTAGAGACACACAGGGACGCAACTCCACTCCCCTGCACCTTGCTG CTGGCTACAACAACCTGGAGGTGGCGGAGTATCTCCTGGAGCACGGGGCTGATGTCAACGCACAGGACAAAGGAGGCCTCATCCCCCTGCACAACGCTGCCTCCTACGGG CACGTGGACATTGCTGCCCTCCTGATAAAGTTCAACACGTGTGTGAATGCTACAGACAAGTGGGCCTTCACCCCCCTCCATGAGGCGGCTCAAAAGGGCCGGACCCAGCTGTGTGCGCTCCTGCTGGCCCACGGAGCAGACCCCACCATGAAGAATCAGGAGGGACAGACGGCACTGGACCTGGCCACG GCTGATGACATCCGGGCCCTGCTGATGGATGCCATGCCCCCAGACGCCCTGCCCAGCTGCTTCAAGCCCCAGGCCACAGTGGTCAGCGCCGGCTCGGTCATCTCCCCGGCCTCCACGCCCTCCTGCCTGTCTGCAGCAAGCAGCATCGACAACCTGGCCGGGCCCCTCAACGAGCTGGGGGCCGCAGGGACCTCCGGGGTGGCCGACGGGGCCACGGGCTCCGATAGGAAGGAGGGAGAat TGGCAATGTTGGACATGAACATCAGTCAGTTCTTGAAGAGCTTGGGTCTGGAGCATCTGAGGGACATCTTTGAGAGAGAACAG ATCTCTCTGGATGTGCTGGCTGACATGGGTCATGAGGAGCTGAAGGAGATTGGGATCAATGCCTACGGCCACCGACACAAACTCATCAAGGGAGTGGAGAGGCTGCTGGGAGGACAACAAG GTGCCAACCCATACCTAACATTCCACTGTGCCAACCAGGGCACGGTCCTCATTGACCTTGCCCCTGATGACAAGGAGGGACAatcagtggaggaggag aTGCAAAGTACCATCCGAGAACACAGGGATGGAGGCAACGCAGGAGGGGTGTTCAGCAGATACAACATCATCAAG aTCCAGAAGGTGGTCAATAAGAAGCTGCGAGAGCGATACACACACCGCCAGAAGGAGATCTCCGATGAGAACCATAACCACCACAATGAGCGCATGCTCTTCCATG GTTCTCCAGGTTCTCCGTTCATAAATGCCATCATCCACAAAGGCTTTGACGAGCGGCATGCATACATCGGAGGGATGTTTGGAGCAGGGATCTACTTTGCTGAGAACTCCTCTAAGAGTAACCAGTATGTGTATGGCATCGGGGGTGGCACCGGATGCCCCACTCACAAAGACCGCTCCTGTTACCTGTGCCACAG GCAGATGTTATTCTGCCGTGTGACCCTGGGGAAGTCCTTCCTCCAGTTCAGTGCCATGAAGATGGCCCACGCCCCCCCTGGACACCACTCTGTGATTGGTCGGCCCAGCGTCAACGGCCTGGCCTACGCAGAGTATGTAATCTACAGAGGGGAGCAG GCCTACCCAGAATATCTCATCACCTATCAGATCCTTAAGCCGGAGAGCACAGACACATCTGCTGCAGGAGAGGATCAGAAGTCCTAG
- the LOC124036458 gene encoding poly [ADP-ribose] polymerase tankyrase-1 isoform X4 produces MAVSRRSSQQQQCNLLSPPRNGSLSVSPPGSPSLDLMTATLVPPDGERGCSTGMENPSASPDLQTSALSSGNSTSPTTTTSGGGSSSVSSPGSGGTTPGDGSGIGGAFRELFEACRNGDVSRVKRLVDSVNVNAKDMAGRKSTPLHFAAGFGRKDVVDHLLQTGANVHARDDGGLIPLHNACSFGHAEVVSLLLCQGADPNARDNWNYTPLHEAAIKGKIDVCIVLLQHGADPNIRNTDGKSALDLADPSAKAVLTGEYKKDELLEAARSGNEEKLMALLTPLNVNCHASDGRKSTPLHLAAGYNRVRIVQLLLQHGADVHAKDKGGLVPLHNACSYGHFEVTELLLKHGACVNAMDLWQFTPLHEAASKNRVEVCSLLLSHGADPTLLNCHSKSAVDMAPTPELKERLTYEFKGHSLLQAAREADMAKVKKTLALEIISFKHPQTNETALHCAVASPHPKRKQVTELLLRKGANINEKNKDFMTALHVASERAHNDILEVLQKHGAKVNAVDTLGQTALHRAALAGHIQTCRLLLSYGADPAIVSLQGFTASQMGNEAVQQILNENVPTRNSDVDYRFLEAAKAGDLDTVQQLCTPQNVNCRDLEGRHSTPLHFAAGYNRVAVVEDLLHHGADVHAKDKGGLVPLHNACSYGHYEVAELLVRHGASVNVADLWKFTPLHEAAAKGKYEICKLLLKHGADPTKKNRDGNMPLDMVKDGDTDIQDLLRGDAALLDAAKKGCLARVQKLCSPENINCRDTQGRNSTPLHLAAGYNNLEVAEYLLEHGADVNAQDKGGLIPLHNAASYGHVDIAALLIKFNTCVNATDKWAFTPLHEAAQKGRTQLCALLLAHGADPTMKNQEGQTALDLATADDIRALLMDAMPPDALPSCFKPQATVVSAGSVISPASTPSCLSAASSIDNLAGPLNELGAAGTSGVADGATGSDRKEGELAMLDMNISQFLKSLGLEHLRDIFEREQISLDVLADMGHEELKEIGINAYGHRHKLIKGVERLLGGQQGANPYLTFHCANQGTVLIDLAPDDKEGQSVEEEMQSTIREHRDGGNAGGVFSRYNIIKIQKVVNKKLRERYTHRQKEISDENHNHHNERMLFHGSPFINAIIHKGFDERHAYIGGMFGAGIYFAENSSKSNQYVYGIGGGTGCPTHKDRSCYLCHRQMLFCRVTLGKSFLQFSAMKMAHAPPGHHSVIGRPSVNGLAYAEYVIYRGEQAYPEYLITYQILKPESTDTSAAGEDQKS; encoded by the exons ATGGCGGTGTCTCGTCGCTCATCGCAGCAACAACAGTGCAACCTGCTATCTCCGCCACGAAACGGTTCTCTTTCGGTAAGTCCGCCGGGATCTCCCTCGCTTGATCTTATGACAGCGACGTTAGTGCCTCCGGATGGTGAGCGTGGATGCAGCACGGGCATGGAGAATCCTTCGGCCTCCCCGGATCTTCAAACCTCGGCCCTCAGCAGTGGGAACAGCACAAGTCCGACCACAACAACCTCCGGCGGGGGGAGTAGTAGTGTCTCGAGCCCGGGTTCAGGAGGCACGACCCCTGGCGACGGTAGTGGGATCGGTGGAGCTTTCAGGGAGCTATTTGAGGCCTGTCGGAATGGAGATGTGTCCCGGGTGAAGAGACTTGTTGACTCGGTGAATGTGAATGCGAAGGACATGGCCGGACGAAAATCTACCCCTCTGCATTTCGCTGCTG GTTTTGGCCGGAAGGATGTGGTTGACCACCTCTTACAGACTGGAGCTAATGTGCACGCCAGAGACGATGGTGGCCTCATCCCCCTGCACAATGCCTGCTCCTTTGGCCACGCTGAGGTGGTCAGTCTACTGTTGTGCCAAGGTGCAGACCCCAATGCACGGGACAACTGGAACTACACACCTCTGCATGAGGCAGCTATCAAGGGCAAAATTGACGTGTGCATCG TGCTTCTCCAGCATGGCGCTGATCCCAACATCCGTAATACGGATGGCAAGTCTGCTCTGGATCTGGCAGACCCCTCTGCCAAGGCTGTGCTCACCG GTGAGTATAAGAAAGATGAACTCTTGGAAGCGGCAAG GAGTGGCAATGAAGAGAAGCTGATGGCACTATTGACCCCACTAAATGTCAACTGCCATGCCAGTGATGGCCGCAAG TCCACCCCACTGCACTTGGCGGCTGGCTACAACCGAGTCCGTATCGTCCAGCTACTGTTGCAGCACGGGGCAGACGTCCATGCCAAGGACAAAGG TGGCCTGGTCCCTCTCCACAACGCCTGCTCCTATGGACACTTTGAGGTCACAGAGCTTCTGCTCAAG CATGGAGCGTGTGTGAATGCCATGGACCTGTGGCAGTTTACTCCTCTCCATGAGGCTGCATCTAAGAACCGTGTGGAGGTGTGTTCGCTGCTGCTGAGTCATGGTGCCGACCCCACCCTTCTCAACTGCCACAGCAAGAGCGCCGTGGACATGGCCCCCACCCCCGAACTCAAAGAGAGACTAACCT ATGAGTTTAAAGGTCATTCACTGCTCCAGGCAGCTCGGGAGGCAGACATGGCGAAGGTGAAGAAGACTCTGGCTCTGGAGATCATCAGCTTCAAACACCCACAGACAAATGAGACCGCCCTG CACTGTGCCGTTGCCTCCCCTCACCCCAAACGGAAGCAGGTGACAGAGCTGCTGCTGCGTAAAGGTGCCAACATCAACGAGAAGAACAAAGA CTTCATGACAGCCCTGCATGTTGCGTCTGAGAGAGCACACAACGACATCCTAGAGGTGCTGCAGAAACATGGAGCCAAG gtGAATGCGGTGGACACCCTGGGTCAGACGGCCCTCCACAGGGCAGCCCTGGCGGGCCACATCCAGACATGCAGACTACTGCTGAGCTACGGGGCTGACCCTGCCATCGTCTCCCTGCAGGGCTTCACTGCCTCACAGATGGGCAACGAGGCCGTGCAGCAGATCCTCAATG AAAATGTTCCAACTCGTAACTCTGACGTGGACTACCGGTTTCTGGAAGCTGCTAAGGCTGGAGATTTGGACACTGTGCAG CAACTGTGCACTCCTCAGAACGTGAACTGTCGGGATCTGGAGGGTCGTCACTCCACCCCTCTGCACTTTGCTGCAGGCTACAACCGTGTGGCCGTGGTGGAGGACCTGCTACATCATGGAGCTGACGTACACGCTAAAGACAAAGG TGGTCTGGTGCCCCTCCACAACGCCTGCTCCTATGGTCACTATGAGGTGGCTGAGCTGCTGGTCAGACATGGGGCATCGGTGAACGTAGCTGACCTCTGGAAATTCACCCCTCTCCATGAGGCTGCTGCCAAGGGCAAATACGAGATCTGCAAACTGCTGCTCAAG cATGGAGCAGACCCCACCAAGAAGAACCGTGATGGCAATATGCCTCTGGACATGGTGAAGGATGGAGACACAGACATCCAGGACCTGCTAAGAGGAGACGCTGCCCTGCTGGATGCTGCTAAAAAGGGCTGCCTGGCTCGTGTCCAGAAACTCTGCAGCCCAGAGAACATCAATTGTAGAGACACACAGGGACGCAACTCCACTCCCCTGCACCTTGCTG CTGGCTACAACAACCTGGAGGTGGCGGAGTATCTCCTGGAGCACGGGGCTGATGTCAACGCACAGGACAAAGGAGGCCTCATCCCCCTGCACAACGCTGCCTCCTACGGG CACGTGGACATTGCTGCCCTCCTGATAAAGTTCAACACGTGTGTGAATGCTACAGACAAGTGGGCCTTCACCCCCCTCCATGAGGCGGCTCAAAAGGGCCGGACCCAGCTGTGTGCGCTCCTGCTGGCCCACGGAGCAGACCCCACCATGAAGAATCAGGAGGGACAGACGGCACTGGACCTGGCCACG GCTGATGACATCCGGGCCCTGCTGATGGATGCCATGCCCCCAGACGCCCTGCCCAGCTGCTTCAAGCCCCAGGCCACAGTGGTCAGCGCCGGCTCGGTCATCTCCCCGGCCTCCACGCCCTCCTGCCTGTCTGCAGCAAGCAGCATCGACAACCTGGCCGGGCCCCTCAACGAGCTGGGGGCCGCAGGGACCTCCGGGGTGGCCGACGGGGCCACGGGCTCCGATAGGAAGGAGGGAGAat TGGCAATGTTGGACATGAACATCAGTCAGTTCTTGAAGAGCTTGGGTCTGGAGCATCTGAGGGACATCTTTGAGAGAGAACAG ATCTCTCTGGATGTGCTGGCTGACATGGGTCATGAGGAGCTGAAGGAGATTGGGATCAATGCCTACGGCCACCGACACAAACTCATCAAGGGAGTGGAGAGGCTGCTGGGAGGACAACAAG GTGCCAACCCATACCTAACATTCCACTGTGCCAACCAGGGCACGGTCCTCATTGACCTTGCCCCTGATGACAAGGAGGGACAatcagtggaggaggag aTGCAAAGTACCATCCGAGAACACAGGGATGGAGGCAACGCAGGAGGGGTGTTCAGCAGATACAACATCATCAAG aTCCAGAAGGTGGTCAATAAGAAGCTGCGAGAGCGATACACACACCGCCAGAAGGAGATCTCCGATGAGAACCATAACCACCACAATGAGCGCATGCTCTTCCATG GTTCTCCGTTCATAAATGCCATCATCCACAAAGGCTTTGACGAGCGGCATGCATACATCGGAGGGATGTTTGGAGCAGGGATCTACTTTGCTGAGAACTCCTCTAAGAGTAACCAGTATGTGTATGGCATCGGGGGTGGCACCGGATGCCCCACTCACAAAGACCGCTCCTGTTACCTGTGCCACAG GCAGATGTTATTCTGCCGTGTGACCCTGGGGAAGTCCTTCCTCCAGTTCAGTGCCATGAAGATGGCCCACGCCCCCCCTGGACACCACTCTGTGATTGGTCGGCCCAGCGTCAACGGCCTGGCCTACGCAGAGTATGTAATCTACAGAGGGGAGCAG GCCTACCCAGAATATCTCATCACCTATCAGATCCTTAAGCCGGAGAGCACAGACACATCTGCTGCAGGAGAGGATCAGAAGTCCTAG